The following are from one region of the Staphylococcus argenteus genome:
- the dinB gene encoding DNA polymerase IV — protein MTERRIIHIDMDYFFAQVEMRDNPKLKGKPVIVGGKASNRGVVSTASYEARKYGVHSAMPMSQAHKLCPNGYFVTSNFGAYRETSAQIMSIFRSYTDKVEPMSLDEAYLDITELVRPDLPASKIAQYIRKDILEQTQLTASAGVSYNKFLAKLASGMNKPDGMTVIDYRNVHDILMALDIGDFPGVGKASKKVMHDHGIFTGKDLYNKSEFELIHLFGKRGRGLYNKARGIDHSEVKSTRVRKSVGTERTFATDVNDDEEILRKVWELSGKTAERLNKLQKSAKTVTVKIKTYQFETLSKQMSLRDSVSSENDIYNIAYLLYNDLKDPDVPIRLIGVTVGNLEQSTYKNMTIYDFI, from the coding sequence TTGACTGAAAGACGCATTATTCATATAGATATGGATTATTTTTTTGCACAAGTTGAAATGAGAGATAATCCCAAATTAAAAGGTAAACCTGTCATAGTTGGTGGAAAAGCAAGTAATCGAGGCGTTGTTTCAACAGCATCATATGAAGCGCGTAAATATGGTGTCCATTCAGCAATGCCAATGTCGCAAGCACATAAATTGTGTCCGAATGGATATTTTGTCACAAGTAATTTTGGTGCTTACCGAGAAACATCAGCACAAATTATGTCTATATTTCGAAGTTATACAGATAAAGTTGAGCCGATGTCCCTTGATGAAGCATACCTCGATATTACAGAACTTGTACGGCCAGATTTACCTGCATCTAAAATTGCACAGTATATTAGAAAAGATATTTTGGAACAAACACAATTAACTGCTTCTGCAGGAGTATCTTATAATAAATTTTTAGCAAAATTAGCGAGTGGAATGAATAAACCTGATGGCATGACTGTAATCGACTATCGAAATGTTCATGATATATTAATGGCATTAGATATCGGAGACTTTCCGGGAGTTGGTAAGGCATCTAAAAAAGTAATGCATGATCATGGCATTTTTACTGGAAAAGATTTATATAATAAAAGTGAATTTGAATTGATTCATTTGTTTGGAAAACGAGGACGTGGTTTATATAATAAAGCGCGTGGAATTGATCATAGTGAAGTAAAATCAACAAGAGTGAGGAAGTCAGTAGGTACTGAACGAACTTTTGCCACTGATGTTAATGATGATGAAGAAATTTTGAGAAAAGTTTGGGAGTTGTCAGGAAAAACTGCTGAACGTCTTAATAAATTACAGAAATCAGCCAAGACAGTGACAGTAAAAATAAAAACCTATCAATTTGAAACGTTGTCTAAGCAAATGAGTTTGAGAGACTCCGTAAGTTCAGAAAATGATATTTATAATATTGCATATTTACTTTATAATGATTTAAAAGATCCAGATGTACCAATACGTCTAATAGGTGTAACAGTAGGGAATCTTGAACAATCAACATACAAAAATATGACTATATATGACTTTATATAA
- a CDS encoding DUF3267 domain-containing protein, whose product MHKIDLSTNNFRMRRFVVLQLVIALFVILFTYKWALGVTAVVDQNIIINIIYGFAGFIVLLILHELIHRVLFLVFKKDSKPMFNIQKDRMLFQTADACFNKWQFSIIMLSPLLVLSGVLLILIKSFGYSSLIFMFSIHTAYCLIDILLVALTITSNFKYVQQDKDSIYLYHQKPIQ is encoded by the coding sequence ATGCATAAAATCGATTTATCAACTAATAATTTTCGAATGCGAAGATTTGTCGTCTTACAACTTGTCATTGCATTATTTGTAATTTTATTTACGTATAAATGGGCTTTAGGTGTGACAGCGGTTGTCGATCAAAATATAATTATCAATATTATATATGGCTTTGCTGGTTTTATCGTGTTATTAATTTTACATGAACTCATCCATAGAGTATTATTTCTTGTATTTAAAAAAGATAGTAAGCCAATGTTTAATATCCAAAAAGATAGAATGTTATTTCAAACAGCAGACGCATGTTTTAACAAATGGCAATTTTCAATTATAATGTTATCACCATTGCTTGTCCTAAGCGGTGTGTTGCTCATTTTAATTAAATCATTTGGTTATTCTTCACTTATCTTTATGTTTAGTATTCATACAGCATATTGCCTAATAGATATTCTGCTTGTCGCACTTACGATAACTAGTAATTTTAAATATGTGCAACAAGATAAAGATAGCATTTACTTATATCACCAAAAACCAATACAGTAA